A stretch of the Drosophila sulfurigaster albostrigata strain 15112-1811.04 chromosome 2L, ASM2355843v2, whole genome shotgun sequence genome encodes the following:
- the LOC133850290 gene encoding pneumococcal serine-rich repeat protein isoform X2: MKKILSKFDRNEKLDNSHNSSSSKETNSFVGKVFTVGRVTVTVEDVLAEGGFAMVFLARGNGGGSASSTKYALKRMYVNNEHDLNVAKREIQIASNLSGHKNIIGYVDSSITPTGNGVCEVLLLMPYCKHHMLAMMNARLHVGFTEPEVLTIFCDIAEAVSRLHYCQTPIIHRDLKVENILQTDGGNFVLCDFGSATAKTLNPQQHGVTVVEEEIQKYTTLSYRAPEMIDLYSGKSITTKADIWALGCMLYKLCFFALPFGESTLAIQNGQFAIPDSSKYSRGMHQLIKYMLDTDMEHRPNIWQVCEVAFRLAGKDNPVQNLHKTPLPNFEQLLVPPFESEVKRINAAAKAAKTQQNVSLVEAGTSVAPRSRPKGSTSVHGQKALGLGLPPSPLPRQNITSPQPQPQPVVEQFQANFPAMPEATAAVPAAATTAVAAVAVATATTASSTAVNSLFESSGYPDPFNEPANSTTTTTAAAVSTTAAASGNVDATVGGTEPAESTANELIVSGGGGGTPTKHMLTPPKPSAAGGGHRRNVSDTSAFNKTFANETSQFLAPYNNNIAMSGDGPQNVTLATAASNPGIYASSAASAATSLSSNELARQTMDKRVEAWNPFEEEQPFSQMTEDHIFEAEFDKIRQRGSQGSITAKSASTTSTLTPTEQNAVANVVATGGGTAQLTTAAAAAGAAVVPASSVSPHPQAAALSEDPFGSAPFSLPPGLREKASSLRKTGAKFMVSCSSGGVSTTSGAQCQGANNHSNAVSSSSSKWLLSPTLEEDKTSLIGKALRTDSDGVVGLPLDVTASSYVKLPLDDRNKYEKLRSNDQPTSDDSDSEFFQQDSDDGGTGVGGKKAAIFKQIVTSNIPETIHKIQQVAYHKVDKTTHLPIVKKLRQTATTKRPSSSAQQAAQQLNMMAAAVAAQAAQAAQVAAAAAESDDDADSIGSASDLRAEDDDLFDENPRATHASKLRRPLGHGVDMDGISESVKTCSSSAYHAECESVTTHEDDVRSRVVVKVRMRKKDRAAAAAAAAAAAAVSSGGVESCSAGNEELSPTSSDLLHKFGDRPLLLDDELDYGSAESKSSTESQQQQEQQDHQQQQQDLNRESDQELDVFAMAPFKLPVAKAIKRTAKPKPKPPPPSQPPEMWTSTPVKGAPVTPVSQAANFATFPAQLDEFNEPIFNPFIETREVEPPRVEQQQQQQQEEEASDQRDLFGSEPFPQLAAATDTNTNANAKIKITLKTQHSQQQKQQHTTSSTS, translated from the exons atgaagaaaatccTGTCGAAATTCGACAGAAATGAGAAATTGGATAATTCGCACAACAGCTCCTCGTCCAAGGAGACGAACAGTTTCGTTGGCAAGGTTTTCACAGTTGGACGCGTCACGGTCACCGTTGAGGATGTTTTGGCCGAAG GCGGCTTTGCCATGGTCTTTCTGGCGCGTGGCAACGGCGGAGGCAGTGCATCATCCACAAAGTACGCACTGAAACGCATGTACGTGAACAATGAGCATGACTTGAATGTGGCCAAGCGTGAAATACAAATTGCG AGCAATTTGAGCGGTCACAAGAACATTATTGGCTATGTGGACTCCAGCATAACGCCCACCGGGAACGGAGTATGCGAAGtactgctgctgatgccaTATTGCAAGCATCACATGCTGGCCATGATGAATGCTAG ATTACACGTTGGTTTTACCGAACCGGAAGTGCTAACCATTTTCTGTGATATTGCCGAGGCGGTGTCGCGTTTGCATTACTGCCAAACGCCCATCATTCATCGCGATCTAAAGGTCGAGAACATTCTGCAAACGGACGGCGGCAACTTTGTGCTCTGTGACTTTGGCTCGGCCACTGCCAAAACGCTGAATCCCCAACAACACGGCGTCACTGTGGTCGAGGAGGAGATACAAAAGTATACGACACTCTCGTATCGTGCACCCGAAATGATTGATTTGTACAGTGGCAAAAGCATTACAACCAAAGCCGATATCTGGGCACTGGGCTGCATGCTCTACAAGCTGTGCTTCTTTGCGCTGCCCTTTGGCGAGAGCACGCTGGCCATACAGAATGGTCAGTTTGCCATACCGGATAGCTCGAAGTATTCGCGTGGCATGCATCAGCTGATCAAGTATATGCTGGACACGGACATGGAGCATCGTCCCAACATTTGGCAGGTGTGCGAGGTGGCATTCCGGCTGGCGGGCAAAGATAATCCCGTACAGAATCTGCAC AAAACACCTTTGCCGAACTTTGAGCAGCTGCTTGTGCCGCCATTCGAGTCGGAAGTGAAGCGAATCAATGCCGCCGCCAAGGCAGCCAAGACGCAGCAGAACGTCTCGTTGGTGGAGGCGGGCACCAGTGTGGCGCCACGTTCGCGTCCCAAGGGTTCCACATCGGTGCATGGCCAGAAGGCGCTGGGTCTGGGCTTACCGCCAAGTCCGTTGCCGCGTCAGAATATCACATCGCCACAGCCGCAACCGCAGCCAGTTGTGGAGCAATTTCAAGCCAACTTTCCGGCCATGCCTGAAGCAACAGCCGCTGtgccagcggcagcaacaacagcagtggctgccgttgccgttgcgaCTGCAACAACTGCCTCAAGCACTGCGGTCAACAGTTTGTTCGAGTCGAGCGGTTATCCGGATCCGTTCAACGAGCCAGccaacagcacaacaacaactacagcagcagcagtgagcacaacagcagctgcttccGGCAACGTAGATGCCACAGTTGGTGGCACCGAGCCAGCGGAGTCAACGGCCAATGAGTTGATTGTCTcgggcggcggcggcggcacgCCCACCAAGCACATGTTGACGCCGCCAAAGCCAAGCGCCGCTGGCGGTGGTCATCGACGCAATGTTAGCGACACTTCGGCGTTTAAcaa AACCTTTGCCAATGAGACCAGCCAGTTCCTTGCgccctacaacaacaacattgccaTGTCCGGCGATGGACCACAGAACGTGACGTTGGCCACCGCCGCATCCAATCCGGGCATTTATGCCAGCAGCGCCGCATCGGCAGCCACTTCGTTGTCCAGCAATGAGTTGGCACGCCAGACGATGGACAAACGTGTGGAGGCGTGGAATCCATTTGAGGAGGAGCAACCGTTTAGTCAAATGACCGAAGATCACATATTCGAGGCCGAGTTCGATAAGATACGTCAACGTGGCAGCCAAGGCA GCATTACGGCCAAATCAGCGTCGACCACGTCGACATTGACGCCAACGGAGCAGAATGCTGTGGCAAATGTTGTGGCAACTGGCGGAGGAACAGCACAATTGAcaactgcggctgctgctgctggtgctgctgtgGTGCCAGCATCTTCTGTGTCGCCACATCCACAAGCGGCGGCACTCTCAGAGGATCCATTTGGATCGGCGCCATTCAGTTTGCCACCGGGTCTGCGCGAGAAGGCGAGCTCACTGCGCAAAACTGGAG CCAAATTCATGGTCAGCTGCTCCTCGGGCGGCGTCTCCACGACGTCCGGCGCCCAATGCCAAGGCGCCAACAATCACAGCAATGCCGTCTCATCCAGCTCATCCAAGTGGCTGCTGTCGCCCACCCTGGAGGAGGACAAAACCTCGCTCATTGGCAAGGCACTGAGAACGGACTCAGATGGTGTCGTTGGATTGCCGCTGGATGTGACTGCCTCTAGTTATGTTAAACTGCCGCTGGATGATCGCAATAAGTATGAGAAATTGCGTAGCAATGATCAGCCCACGTCCGACGACTCGGACTCGGAGTTCTTTCAGCAGGACAGCGACGATGGCGGCACTGGGGTTGGTGGCAAGAAAGCGGCTATCTTCAAGCAGATTGTGACGAGCAACATACCAGAGACCATACACAAAATCCAGCAGGTTGCCTACCACAAAGTGGACAAGACAACGCATCTGCCGATCGTGAAGAAGTTGCGTCAAACGGCGACCACCAAGCGACCCTCGTCATCTGCCCAGCAGGCGGCACAGCAACTCAATATGATGGCAGCTGCGGTGGCCGCACAAGCTGCCCAAGCAGCTCAggtggcggcagcagcagctgaatcGGACGACGATGCGGACTCGATTGGTTCGGCGAGCGATTTGCGGGCCGAAGACGATGATCTGTTCGATGAGAATCCACGTGCCACGCACGCTTCGAAGCTGCGTCGCCCCTTGGGCCATGGCGTCGACATGGATGGCATCAGCGAGAGTGTGAAGACCTGCAGCAGCTCGGCGTATCATGCGGAGTGCGAGAGCGTGACCACACACGAGGATGATGTGCGCAGTCGCGTTGTTGTCAAGGTGCGAATGCGTAAAAAGGATCGtgctgcggcggcggctgcagcagcagcagcggcggctgTTTCAAGCGGTGGCGTGGAAAGCTGTTCGGCTGGCAATGAGGAGTTGAGTCCCACGTCCAGCGATCTGTTGCACAAATTCGGTGATCGACCGCTGCTGCTCGATGATGAGCTCGACTATGGCTCGGCGGAGAGCAAGAGCAGCACTgaatcgcagcagcaacaggaacagcaagatcaccagcagcagcagcaggactTGAATAGAGAGTCAGATCAGGAGCTCGATGTGTTTGCCATGGCGCCGTTTAAGCTGCCTGTGGCCAAGGCCATCAAGCGTACAGCGAAGCCCAAACCgaagccgccgccgccgtcgcaGCCGCCAGAAATGTGGACATCGACGCCGGTGAAAGGGGCGCCGGTGACGCCTGTAAGCCAGGCGGCCAATTTTGCCACATTTCCAGCGCAATTGGATGAGTTCAATGAGCCCATTTTCAATCCGTTTATCGAGACGAGAGAAGTGGAGCCACCGAGagtggagcagcaacagcagcagcagcaggaggaggaggccaGCGATCAGCGGGATCTCTTTGGCTCGGAGCCATTTCCACAG TTAGCCGCCGCCAcagatacaaacacaaacgcaaacgcaaagaTAAAGATAACGTTAAAGACACAAcactcacaacaacaaaaacaacaacacacaacatcatcaacatcatga
- the LOC133850290 gene encoding treacle protein isoform X1, protein MKKILSKFDRNEKLDNSHNSSSSKETNSFVGKVFTVGRVTVTVEDVLAEGGFAMVFLARGNGGGSASSTKYALKRMYVNNEHDLNVAKREIQIASNLSGHKNIIGYVDSSITPTGNGVCEVLLLMPYCKHHMLAMMNARLHVGFTEPEVLTIFCDIAEAVSRLHYCQTPIIHRDLKVENILQTDGGNFVLCDFGSATAKTLNPQQHGVTVVEEEIQKYTTLSYRAPEMIDLYSGKSITTKADIWALGCMLYKLCFFALPFGESTLAIQNGQFAIPDSSKYSRGMHQLIKYMLDTDMEHRPNIWQVCEVAFRLAGKDNPVQNLHKTPLPNFEQLLVPPFESEVKRINAAAKAAKTQQNVSLVEAGTSVAPRSRPKGSTSVHGQKALGLGLPPSPLPRQNITSPQPQPQPVVEQFQANFPAMPEATAAVPAAATTAVAAVAVATATTASSTAVNSLFESSGYPDPFNEPANSTTTTTAAAVSTTAAASGNVDATVGGTEPAESTANELIVSGGGGGTPTKHMLTPPKPSAAGGGHRRNVSDTSAFNKTFANETSQFLAPYNNNIAMSGDGPQNVTLATAASNPGIYASSAASAATSLSSNELARQTMDKRVEAWNPFEEEQPFSQMTEDHIFEAEFDKIRQRGSQGSITAKSASTTSTLTPTEQNAVANVVATGGGTAQLTTAAAAAGAAVVPASSVSPHPQAAALSEDPFGSAPFSLPPGLREKASSLRKTGAKFMVSCSSGGVSTTSGAQCQGANNHSNAVSSSSSKWLLSPTLEEDKTSLIGKALRTDSDGVVGLPLDVTASSYVKLPLDDRNKYEKLRSNDQPTSDDSDSEFFQQDSDDGGTGVGGKKAAIFKQIVTSNIPETIHKIQQVAYHKVDKTTHLPIVKKLRQTATTKRPSSSAQQAAQQLNMMAAAVAAQAAQAAQVAAAAAESDDDADSIGSASDLRAEDDDLFDENPRATHASKLRRPLGHGVDMDGISESVKTCSSSAYHAECESVTTHEDDVRSRVVVKVRMRKKDRAAAAAAAAAAAAVSSGGVESCSAGNEELSPTSSDLLHKFGDRPLLLDDELDYGSAESKSSTESQQQQEQQDHQQQQQDLNRESDQELDVFAMAPFKLPVAKAIKRTAKPKPKPPPPSQPPEMWTSTPVKGAPVTPVSQAANFATFPAQLDEFNEPIFNPFIETREVEPPRVEQQQQQQQEEEASDQRDLFGSEPFPQVIRKCVVVTPDQNQVQVQVQPPTQLQLHYPSSNSIIVNNNNNIKSSSNNNNNNNHVIKVNAAPVVTINHSIIINKTPEPLQHNPTNSSRGCGSSSVYVNVPTVPAPPSPAPPPIAATATATPTPLAMPQAVAPMLPIADNGFVQISQDRCSDFTPDDEEEPVVLRGAADLVADDNSVPISSAVASGKPKKEKSHLAVRALPAKLTQKVKGHAYKKVSAGALGSTSSLSSGSKQKHQRLQYQSHDDDDDDDAVVVAAAVQDENRSSGSSSRNFQSNTIQNSAKTGFSNMSFEDFPSDQEIDRMSKTMIPFEVVRKEKMLLEAEKKFGSLKRRNNLFS, encoded by the exons atgaagaaaatccTGTCGAAATTCGACAGAAATGAGAAATTGGATAATTCGCACAACAGCTCCTCGTCCAAGGAGACGAACAGTTTCGTTGGCAAGGTTTTCACAGTTGGACGCGTCACGGTCACCGTTGAGGATGTTTTGGCCGAAG GCGGCTTTGCCATGGTCTTTCTGGCGCGTGGCAACGGCGGAGGCAGTGCATCATCCACAAAGTACGCACTGAAACGCATGTACGTGAACAATGAGCATGACTTGAATGTGGCCAAGCGTGAAATACAAATTGCG AGCAATTTGAGCGGTCACAAGAACATTATTGGCTATGTGGACTCCAGCATAACGCCCACCGGGAACGGAGTATGCGAAGtactgctgctgatgccaTATTGCAAGCATCACATGCTGGCCATGATGAATGCTAG ATTACACGTTGGTTTTACCGAACCGGAAGTGCTAACCATTTTCTGTGATATTGCCGAGGCGGTGTCGCGTTTGCATTACTGCCAAACGCCCATCATTCATCGCGATCTAAAGGTCGAGAACATTCTGCAAACGGACGGCGGCAACTTTGTGCTCTGTGACTTTGGCTCGGCCACTGCCAAAACGCTGAATCCCCAACAACACGGCGTCACTGTGGTCGAGGAGGAGATACAAAAGTATACGACACTCTCGTATCGTGCACCCGAAATGATTGATTTGTACAGTGGCAAAAGCATTACAACCAAAGCCGATATCTGGGCACTGGGCTGCATGCTCTACAAGCTGTGCTTCTTTGCGCTGCCCTTTGGCGAGAGCACGCTGGCCATACAGAATGGTCAGTTTGCCATACCGGATAGCTCGAAGTATTCGCGTGGCATGCATCAGCTGATCAAGTATATGCTGGACACGGACATGGAGCATCGTCCCAACATTTGGCAGGTGTGCGAGGTGGCATTCCGGCTGGCGGGCAAAGATAATCCCGTACAGAATCTGCAC AAAACACCTTTGCCGAACTTTGAGCAGCTGCTTGTGCCGCCATTCGAGTCGGAAGTGAAGCGAATCAATGCCGCCGCCAAGGCAGCCAAGACGCAGCAGAACGTCTCGTTGGTGGAGGCGGGCACCAGTGTGGCGCCACGTTCGCGTCCCAAGGGTTCCACATCGGTGCATGGCCAGAAGGCGCTGGGTCTGGGCTTACCGCCAAGTCCGTTGCCGCGTCAGAATATCACATCGCCACAGCCGCAACCGCAGCCAGTTGTGGAGCAATTTCAAGCCAACTTTCCGGCCATGCCTGAAGCAACAGCCGCTGtgccagcggcagcaacaacagcagtggctgccgttgccgttgcgaCTGCAACAACTGCCTCAAGCACTGCGGTCAACAGTTTGTTCGAGTCGAGCGGTTATCCGGATCCGTTCAACGAGCCAGccaacagcacaacaacaactacagcagcagcagtgagcacaacagcagctgcttccGGCAACGTAGATGCCACAGTTGGTGGCACCGAGCCAGCGGAGTCAACGGCCAATGAGTTGATTGTCTcgggcggcggcggcggcacgCCCACCAAGCACATGTTGACGCCGCCAAAGCCAAGCGCCGCTGGCGGTGGTCATCGACGCAATGTTAGCGACACTTCGGCGTTTAAcaa AACCTTTGCCAATGAGACCAGCCAGTTCCTTGCgccctacaacaacaacattgccaTGTCCGGCGATGGACCACAGAACGTGACGTTGGCCACCGCCGCATCCAATCCGGGCATTTATGCCAGCAGCGCCGCATCGGCAGCCACTTCGTTGTCCAGCAATGAGTTGGCACGCCAGACGATGGACAAACGTGTGGAGGCGTGGAATCCATTTGAGGAGGAGCAACCGTTTAGTCAAATGACCGAAGATCACATATTCGAGGCCGAGTTCGATAAGATACGTCAACGTGGCAGCCAAGGCA GCATTACGGCCAAATCAGCGTCGACCACGTCGACATTGACGCCAACGGAGCAGAATGCTGTGGCAAATGTTGTGGCAACTGGCGGAGGAACAGCACAATTGAcaactgcggctgctgctgctggtgctgctgtgGTGCCAGCATCTTCTGTGTCGCCACATCCACAAGCGGCGGCACTCTCAGAGGATCCATTTGGATCGGCGCCATTCAGTTTGCCACCGGGTCTGCGCGAGAAGGCGAGCTCACTGCGCAAAACTGGAG CCAAATTCATGGTCAGCTGCTCCTCGGGCGGCGTCTCCACGACGTCCGGCGCCCAATGCCAAGGCGCCAACAATCACAGCAATGCCGTCTCATCCAGCTCATCCAAGTGGCTGCTGTCGCCCACCCTGGAGGAGGACAAAACCTCGCTCATTGGCAAGGCACTGAGAACGGACTCAGATGGTGTCGTTGGATTGCCGCTGGATGTGACTGCCTCTAGTTATGTTAAACTGCCGCTGGATGATCGCAATAAGTATGAGAAATTGCGTAGCAATGATCAGCCCACGTCCGACGACTCGGACTCGGAGTTCTTTCAGCAGGACAGCGACGATGGCGGCACTGGGGTTGGTGGCAAGAAAGCGGCTATCTTCAAGCAGATTGTGACGAGCAACATACCAGAGACCATACACAAAATCCAGCAGGTTGCCTACCACAAAGTGGACAAGACAACGCATCTGCCGATCGTGAAGAAGTTGCGTCAAACGGCGACCACCAAGCGACCCTCGTCATCTGCCCAGCAGGCGGCACAGCAACTCAATATGATGGCAGCTGCGGTGGCCGCACAAGCTGCCCAAGCAGCTCAggtggcggcagcagcagctgaatcGGACGACGATGCGGACTCGATTGGTTCGGCGAGCGATTTGCGGGCCGAAGACGATGATCTGTTCGATGAGAATCCACGTGCCACGCACGCTTCGAAGCTGCGTCGCCCCTTGGGCCATGGCGTCGACATGGATGGCATCAGCGAGAGTGTGAAGACCTGCAGCAGCTCGGCGTATCATGCGGAGTGCGAGAGCGTGACCACACACGAGGATGATGTGCGCAGTCGCGTTGTTGTCAAGGTGCGAATGCGTAAAAAGGATCGtgctgcggcggcggctgcagcagcagcagcggcggctgTTTCAAGCGGTGGCGTGGAAAGCTGTTCGGCTGGCAATGAGGAGTTGAGTCCCACGTCCAGCGATCTGTTGCACAAATTCGGTGATCGACCGCTGCTGCTCGATGATGAGCTCGACTATGGCTCGGCGGAGAGCAAGAGCAGCACTgaatcgcagcagcaacaggaacagcaagatcaccagcagcagcagcaggactTGAATAGAGAGTCAGATCAGGAGCTCGATGTGTTTGCCATGGCGCCGTTTAAGCTGCCTGTGGCCAAGGCCATCAAGCGTACAGCGAAGCCCAAACCgaagccgccgccgccgtcgcaGCCGCCAGAAATGTGGACATCGACGCCGGTGAAAGGGGCGCCGGTGACGCCTGTAAGCCAGGCGGCCAATTTTGCCACATTTCCAGCGCAATTGGATGAGTTCAATGAGCCCATTTTCAATCCGTTTATCGAGACGAGAGAAGTGGAGCCACCGAGagtggagcagcaacagcagcagcagcaggaggaggaggccaGCGATCAGCGGGATCTCTTTGGCTCGGAGCCATTTCCACAGGTAATTCGCAAATGTGTTGTCGTAACGCCCGATCAGAACCAGGTCCAGGTCCAGGTCCAGCCCCCGACCCAGCTGCAGCTCCACTATCCCAGCAGTAACAGCATAAttgttaataacaataataatattaagagtagcagcaataataacaataacaataaccaTGTGATCAAAGTGAATGCGGCGCCAGTGGTGACGATAAATCACTCGATTATCATCAATAAGACGCCCGAACCGCTGCAGCACAATCCCACGAATAGCAGTCGCGGatgcggcagcagcagtgtCTATGTGAATGTGCCCACTGTTCCAGCACCACCATCACCCGCACCTCCACCAAttgctgccactgcaacaGCCACACCAACACCTCTAGCCATGCCCCAGGCAGTTGCCCCCATGCTGCCGATAGCCGATAATGGTTTTGTGCAAATCTCCCAAGATCGCTGCTCCGACTTTACGCCCGACGACGAGGAGGAGCCCGTGGTGTTGCGTGGTGCCGCCGATCTGGTTGCAGATGACAACAGCGTTCCCATCAGCAGCGCCGTCGCCTCCGGCAAACCGAAGAAGGAAAAGTCCCATCTGGCTGTGAGAGCGTTGCCCGCCAAGCTCACCCAAAAGGTCAAGGGACATGCGTACAAAAAGGTCAGCGCCGGCGCCTTGGGCTCGACATCATCGCTCAGCTCGGGCAGCAAGCAGAAGCATCAACGTCTGCAGTATCAATCgcatgacgatgatgatgatgatgatgctgttgtggttgcagctgctgtgcaGGATGAGAATcgaagcagcggcagcagcagtcgcaacTTTCAATCGAACACCATACAGAACTCGGCGAAGACGGGCTTCAGCAATATGAGCTTTGAGGACTTTCCGTCGGATCAGGAAATCGATCGCATGTCCAAGACAATGATTCCCTTTGAGGTGGTGCGCAAGGAGAAGATGTTGCTCGAGGCGGAGAAGAAATTCGGTTCGCTCAAGCGACGCAACAATCTCTTCtcgtaa
- the LOC133850290 gene encoding uncharacterized protein LOC133850290 isoform X3, giving the protein MCPQLIDHRISGSCFSLNRTKFMVSCSSGGVSTTSGAQCQGANNHSNAVSSSSSKWLLSPTLEEDKTSLIGKALRTDSDGVVGLPLDVTASSYVKLPLDDRNKYEKLRSNDQPTSDDSDSEFFQQDSDDGGTGVGGKKAAIFKQIVTSNIPETIHKIQQVAYHKVDKTTHLPIVKKLRQTATTKRPSSSAQQAAQQLNMMAAAVAAQAAQAAQVAAAAAESDDDADSIGSASDLRAEDDDLFDENPRATHASKLRRPLGHGVDMDGISESVKTCSSSAYHAECESVTTHEDDVRSRVVVKVRMRKKDRAAAAAAAAAAAAVSSGGVESCSAGNEELSPTSSDLLHKFGDRPLLLDDELDYGSAESKSSTESQQQQEQQDHQQQQQDLNRESDQELDVFAMAPFKLPVAKAIKRTAKPKPKPPPPSQPPEMWTSTPVKGAPVTPVSQAANFATFPAQLDEFNEPIFNPFIETREVEPPRVEQQQQQQQEEEASDQRDLFGSEPFPQVIRKCVVVTPDQNQVQVQVQPPTQLQLHYPSSNSIIVNNNNNIKSSSNNNNNNNHVIKVNAAPVVTINHSIIINKTPEPLQHNPTNSSRGCGSSSVYVNVPTVPAPPSPAPPPIAATATATPTPLAMPQAVAPMLPIADNGFVQISQDRCSDFTPDDEEEPVVLRGAADLVADDNSVPISSAVASGKPKKEKSHLAVRALPAKLTQKVKGHAYKKVSAGALGSTSSLSSGSKQKHQRLQYQSHDDDDDDDAVVVAAAVQDENRSSGSSSRNFQSNTIQNSAKTGFSNMSFEDFPSDQEIDRMSKTMIPFEVVRKEKMLLEAEKKFGSLKRRNNLFS; this is encoded by the exons ATGTGTCCACAACTCATCGATCACAGGATATCGGGAAGCTGTTTCAGTCTCAATCGAA CCAAATTCATGGTCAGCTGCTCCTCGGGCGGCGTCTCCACGACGTCCGGCGCCCAATGCCAAGGCGCCAACAATCACAGCAATGCCGTCTCATCCAGCTCATCCAAGTGGCTGCTGTCGCCCACCCTGGAGGAGGACAAAACCTCGCTCATTGGCAAGGCACTGAGAACGGACTCAGATGGTGTCGTTGGATTGCCGCTGGATGTGACTGCCTCTAGTTATGTTAAACTGCCGCTGGATGATCGCAATAAGTATGAGAAATTGCGTAGCAATGATCAGCCCACGTCCGACGACTCGGACTCGGAGTTCTTTCAGCAGGACAGCGACGATGGCGGCACTGGGGTTGGTGGCAAGAAAGCGGCTATCTTCAAGCAGATTGTGACGAGCAACATACCAGAGACCATACACAAAATCCAGCAGGTTGCCTACCACAAAGTGGACAAGACAACGCATCTGCCGATCGTGAAGAAGTTGCGTCAAACGGCGACCACCAAGCGACCCTCGTCATCTGCCCAGCAGGCGGCACAGCAACTCAATATGATGGCAGCTGCGGTGGCCGCACAAGCTGCCCAAGCAGCTCAggtggcggcagcagcagctgaatcGGACGACGATGCGGACTCGATTGGTTCGGCGAGCGATTTGCGGGCCGAAGACGATGATCTGTTCGATGAGAATCCACGTGCCACGCACGCTTCGAAGCTGCGTCGCCCCTTGGGCCATGGCGTCGACATGGATGGCATCAGCGAGAGTGTGAAGACCTGCAGCAGCTCGGCGTATCATGCGGAGTGCGAGAGCGTGACCACACACGAGGATGATGTGCGCAGTCGCGTTGTTGTCAAGGTGCGAATGCGTAAAAAGGATCGtgctgcggcggcggctgcagcagcagcagcggcggctgTTTCAAGCGGTGGCGTGGAAAGCTGTTCGGCTGGCAATGAGGAGTTGAGTCCCACGTCCAGCGATCTGTTGCACAAATTCGGTGATCGACCGCTGCTGCTCGATGATGAGCTCGACTATGGCTCGGCGGAGAGCAAGAGCAGCACTgaatcgcagcagcaacaggaacagcaagatcaccagcagcagcagcaggactTGAATAGAGAGTCAGATCAGGAGCTCGATGTGTTTGCCATGGCGCCGTTTAAGCTGCCTGTGGCCAAGGCCATCAAGCGTACAGCGAAGCCCAAACCgaagccgccgccgccgtcgcaGCCGCCAGAAATGTGGACATCGACGCCGGTGAAAGGGGCGCCGGTGACGCCTGTAAGCCAGGCGGCCAATTTTGCCACATTTCCAGCGCAATTGGATGAGTTCAATGAGCCCATTTTCAATCCGTTTATCGAGACGAGAGAAGTGGAGCCACCGAGagtggagcagcaacagcagcagcagcaggaggaggaggccaGCGATCAGCGGGATCTCTTTGGCTCGGAGCCATTTCCACAGGTAATTCGCAAATGTGTTGTCGTAACGCCCGATCAGAACCAGGTCCAGGTCCAGGTCCAGCCCCCGACCCAGCTGCAGCTCCACTATCCCAGCAGTAACAGCATAAttgttaataacaataataatattaagagtagcagcaataataacaataacaataaccaTGTGATCAAAGTGAATGCGGCGCCAGTGGTGACGATAAATCACTCGATTATCATCAATAAGACGCCCGAACCGCTGCAGCACAATCCCACGAATAGCAGTCGCGGatgcggcagcagcagtgtCTATGTGAATGTGCCCACTGTTCCAGCACCACCATCACCCGCACCTCCACCAAttgctgccactgcaacaGCCACACCAACACCTCTAGCCATGCCCCAGGCAGTTGCCCCCATGCTGCCGATAGCCGATAATGGTTTTGTGCAAATCTCCCAAGATCGCTGCTCCGACTTTACGCCCGACGACGAGGAGGAGCCCGTGGTGTTGCGTGGTGCCGCCGATCTGGTTGCAGATGACAACAGCGTTCCCATCAGCAGCGCCGTCGCCTCCGGCAAACCGAAGAAGGAAAAGTCCCATCTGGCTGTGAGAGCGTTGCCCGCCAAGCTCACCCAAAAGGTCAAGGGACATGCGTACAAAAAGGTCAGCGCCGGCGCCTTGGGCTCGACATCATCGCTCAGCTCGGGCAGCAAGCAGAAGCATCAACGTCTGCAGTATCAATCgcatgacgatgatgatgatgatgatgctgttgtggttgcagctgctgtgcaGGATGAGAATcgaagcagcggcagcagcagtcgcaacTTTCAATCGAACACCATACAGAACTCGGCGAAGACGGGCTTCAGCAATATGAGCTTTGAGGACTTTCCGTCGGATCAGGAAATCGATCGCATGTCCAAGACAATGATTCCCTTTGAGGTGGTGCGCAAGGAGAAGATGTTGCTCGAGGCGGAGAAGAAATTCGGTTCGCTCAAGCGACGCAACAATCTCTTCtcgtaa